The Cetobacterium sp. ZOR0034 genome includes a window with the following:
- the recQ gene encoding DNA helicase RecQ, whose translation MTEKNVVLKKYFGYENFREGQEEIISNILEKKNTLAIMPTGGGKSICYQIPAIMFEGLTIVISPLISLMKDQVDALNQNGIPSTFINSSLSNDECEMTYNSLMNNEYKIIYIAPERLENSRFLSVIKKIKISQVAVDEAHCISQWGHDFRASYKNIKTFLESLDYSPVVTAFTATATSEVIQDILASLNINANIFRNGFRRKNLKFSILKNIDNLKFIQKFINSHSDESGIIYVSTRKECDKIYEILSQIIKVGKYHAGMSDDERMSNQEDFILDKIKIIVATNAFGMGIDKSNVRWVIHNNIPKDIESYYQEAGRAGRDGLDSECVLIYHPKDVVIQKLFIENENTDSEFSKIKYEKLSSMENYTRTNRCLSEYIVNYFGDTLEESCGVCSNCENEGEVFDITIDAQKIISCVGRLNDRFGVKLISEVLKGANTAKIKDYRLNEQSTYACLKDKSLEEIKIIIDYMIGYEYLKVSEGKYPLIRLTEKAYSFIRNNETLLMKILNNDTSIQKSKKSFKNSASLSLIEGGENLFKILAKYRTETAIELKVPPYVVFSDKTLIEICNYKPRSKAELLGVNGMGEIKFEKYGDSILSILNKYIEETNDSSVTSKLEISTKSTLTKSASYKKTAELFMEGLSIEDIAATQQIVVTTVLNHLSKAKKEIVGLDLSRLYTTEEKGLVIEAVEKVGMERLKPIKEYLPEYFSYDKIKIILIDL comes from the coding sequence ATGACAGAAAAAAATGTTGTTTTAAAAAAATATTTTGGTTATGAGAATTTTAGAGAAGGGCAAGAAGAGATAATCAGTAATATTTTAGAAAAGAAAAATACATTAGCTATTATGCCAACTGGCGGTGGAAAATCTATATGTTATCAAATCCCGGCAATAATGTTTGAAGGCTTAACAATTGTAATTTCACCACTTATATCTCTTATGAAAGACCAAGTTGATGCTTTAAACCAAAATGGAATCCCATCTACATTTATTAATAGTTCTCTTTCAAATGACGAATGTGAAATGACTTATAACTCCTTAATGAATAACGAATATAAAATTATTTATATTGCTCCAGAAAGATTAGAAAATAGTAGATTTTTATCAGTTATAAAAAAAATAAAAATATCTCAAGTAGCTGTGGATGAAGCACATTGTATATCTCAATGGGGTCATGATTTTAGAGCTAGTTATAAAAATATAAAGACATTCTTGGAAAGCTTAGATTACTCTCCAGTAGTAACGGCTTTTACTGCTACAGCTACATCAGAGGTAATTCAAGATATTTTAGCTAGTTTGAATATAAATGCCAATATATTTAGAAATGGATTTAGAAGAAAAAATCTAAAATTTTCTATTTTGAAGAATATAGATAATCTTAAATTTATTCAAAAGTTTATCAATTCTCATTCTGATGAAAGTGGAATAATATATGTTTCTACTCGTAAAGAGTGTGATAAGATTTATGAAATTTTATCTCAAATAATTAAAGTTGGAAAATATCATGCTGGTATGTCTGATGATGAAAGAATGTCTAATCAAGAGGATTTTATATTGGATAAAATTAAAATAATTGTTGCGACAAACGCATTTGGTATGGGAATTGACAAATCAAACGTAAGATGGGTTATTCATAATAATATACCTAAAGATATTGAAAGTTATTATCAGGAAGCAGGAAGAGCAGGAAGAGATGGACTTGACTCAGAGTGTGTTCTTATTTATCATCCGAAAGATGTGGTGATTCAAAAGTTATTTATAGAGAACGAAAATACAGATTCTGAGTTTTCAAAAATAAAATATGAAAAACTATCAAGTATGGAAAACTATACAAGAACAAATAGATGTCTATCAGAATACATAGTAAACTATTTTGGGGATACATTGGAAGAATCTTGTGGAGTTTGTAGTAACTGTGAAAATGAAGGAGAAGTTTTTGATATAACAATTGATGCACAAAAAATTATATCATGTGTTGGAAGGCTAAATGATAGGTTTGGTGTTAAATTGATTTCAGAGGTTTTAAAAGGAGCTAATACAGCCAAAATAAAAGATTATAGATTAAATGAACAATCTACATATGCGTGTTTAAAAGATAAAAGTTTAGAAGAGATAAAAATAATTATTGATTATATGATAGGATATGAGTATTTAAAAGTAAGTGAAGGTAAATATCCTCTAATAAGATTGACAGAAAAAGCATACTCTTTTATTAGAAATAATGAAACTTTACTTATGAAAATTTTAAATAATGATACTTCTATTCAAAAATCTAAAAAGAGTTTTAAAAACAGTGCTTCACTATCATTGATAGAGGGTGGGGAAAATCTATTTAAGATTTTAGCAAAGTATAGAACAGAAACCGCCATTGAATTAAAGGTTCCACCATATGTTGTTTTTTCAGATAAAACTTTAATTGAAATATGTAACTATAAACCAAGAAGTAAAGCTGAGTTACTTGGAGTAAATGGTATGGGAGAAATTAAGTTTGAAAAATATGGTGATTCAATTCTTTCCATTTTAAATAAATATATTGAAGAAACGAATGATAGTAGTGTAACCTCTAAATTAGAGATTTCAACAAAATCAACTTTAACTAAATCAGCTAGTTACAAAAAGACTGCTGAGTTATTTATGGAAGGTTTATCTATTGAAGATATTGCAGCAACTCAGCAGATTGTAGTTACTACGGTTCTTAACCATCTTTCTAAAGCTAAGAAAGAGATTGTAGGATTAGATTTGTCAAGGTTATACACAACAGAAGAGAAAGGTTTAGTGATTGAGGCTGTGGAGAAAGTTGGAATGGAGAGATTGAAGCCAATAAAAGAATACCTACCTGAGTATTTTTCATATGATAAAATAAAAATAATTTTAATAGATTTGTAA
- a CDS encoding MFS transporter, with product MKEENNVSKVMPFIMMAFIFTGSLQEALNICAPIIAKDFSITSANVSLISSVAMLTMGVAYVFYTALSDFISIKKLLITGIGIQVISSLGAFIFSNYFLAVLIFRSLQMAGGTSASALLILTATKYLPNDKHMKYYGFNTACFSGGQMLGILLGGIFATYIGWKYLFIIPAISIISIPFIIKYLPEDSKNQKNKVDILGISLMGTLALFISLYFSLMQTSILIICLLISIIFLLYISKNKNAFITIDFFKNWKYLLIILIVLITYSIQGCYSFLFSFMTSHIYGIEPSKISLILIPSYIISMTIGILGSKITKKIGVFKTLITGLGSMFLGLLIGSFLLDKNILPLIIMSCLFNGGFSILYTPIMTLVINSLPLKMRGTGLGFFNLCIKITSSTGIVITGKLLTINSLQDNAFITNISKNAIVYSNILLIFIGIIFTSFITVSIINKSLIKE from the coding sequence GTGAAAGAAGAAAATAATGTTTCAAAAGTTATGCCTTTTATTATGATGGCCTTTATTTTTACAGGAAGCTTACAAGAAGCACTCAATATCTGTGCTCCAATTATTGCAAAAGATTTTTCTATTACCTCAGCAAATGTTAGTTTAATTTCATCTGTAGCTATGCTTACAATGGGAGTAGCATATGTATTTTATACTGCTTTATCAGATTTTATATCTATTAAGAAACTGCTAATTACTGGAATAGGAATACAAGTTATTAGTTCTTTGGGTGCATTTATATTTAGCAATTACTTTTTAGCTGTTCTTATTTTTAGATCTCTTCAGATGGCTGGTGGAACATCTGCATCTGCATTACTTATACTTACTGCAACAAAATATCTACCAAATGACAAACATATGAAATATTATGGCTTCAATACAGCTTGTTTTTCTGGTGGACAAATGCTTGGAATTTTATTAGGAGGAATTTTTGCTACATATATCGGTTGGAAATATCTATTTATAATTCCTGCTATTTCTATTATAAGTATTCCTTTTATTATAAAATATTTACCTGAAGATTCTAAAAATCAAAAAAATAAAGTTGATATCTTAGGAATATCTTTAATGGGAACACTGGCATTGTTTATATCTTTATATTTTAGTTTAATGCAAACTAGCATTCTTATAATTTGCTTACTAATATCTATAATCTTTTTATTATATATCAGTAAAAATAAAAATGCTTTTATTACAATTGATTTCTTTAAAAATTGGAAATATTTATTAATTATTTTAATAGTATTAATTACCTACTCTATCCAAGGATGCTACTCATTCCTATTTTCATTTATGACATCACATATATATGGAATAGAGCCCAGTAAAATATCATTAATTTTAATTCCAAGTTATATTATAAGTATGACTATTGGTATTTTAGGAAGTAAAATAACAAAAAAAATTGGTGTTTTTAAGACTTTAATAACTGGTCTTGGAAGTATGTTTCTCGGTCTTTTAATTGGAAGTTTCCTTCTTGATAAAAATATACTTCCACTAATAATTATGTCATGCCTATTCAATGGTGGTTTTTCAATTTTATATACACCAATAATGACTTTAGTTATAAATTCACTACCATTAAAAATGCGTGGAACTGGACTAGGATTTTTCAATCTTTGTATAAAAATAACTTCATCCACTGGAATCGTAATAACTGGAAAATTATTAACTATAAACTCATTACAAGACAATGCATTCATCACTAATATTTCAAAAAATGCTATAGTTTATAGCAATATATTACTTATTTTTATCGGAATTATTTTTACTAGTTTCATTACAGTAAGTATTATTAATAAATCTCTAATAAAAGAGTAA
- a CDS encoding MBL fold metallo-hydrolase — protein MKSLKVFYIYHSCFVVETEKHLLVFDYYKTPLKTDTDDISLVDMVSKSLKKVMIFSSHGHYDHFNKDILNWKNKNHELTYILSSDIVLDRDIKNCHQMSEGENLNLGDMTIKAYGSSDLGVSFLVEVDQMKIFHAGDLNWWYWKDDTEAEEKYMRELYTGIVEKIRINKDIDVAFFPVDPRLEEFCYLGSEYFAENIKPKVIVPMHFDENFYVSSELKKRIQKYNVDVIEIFRTNSLIEI, from the coding sequence TCACAGCTGTTTTGTAGTTGAAACAGAAAAACATTTATTAGTTTTCGATTACTATAAGACACCACTAAAAACTGATACCGATGATATATCTTTAGTTGATATGGTTTCTAAAAGTTTAAAAAAGGTGATGATATTTTCTTCTCATGGTCATTACGATCATTTTAATAAAGATATTTTGAACTGGAAAAATAAAAATCATGAACTAACTTATATTTTAAGTAGTGATATAGTTTTAGATAGAGATATAAAAAATTGTCATCAGATGTCAGAGGGTGAAAATTTAAATTTAGGAGATATGACGATAAAAGCATATGGGTCGTCTGACTTAGGTGTTTCGTTTTTAGTAGAAGTGGATCAAATGAAAATTTTCCATGCTGGAGATTTGAATTGGTGGTATTGGAAAGATGATACTGAAGCAGAGGAAAAATATATGAGAGAGTTATATACAGGGATTGTTGAAAAAATTAGAATCAATAAAGATATAGATGTTGCTTTTTTCCCTGTTGATCCAAGACTAGAGGAGTTCTGCTATTTAGGAAGTGAATATTTTGCTGAAAATATAAAACCTAAAGTTATAGTTCCAATGCATTTTGATGAGAATTTTTATGTTAGTAGTGAGTTAAAAAAGAGAATTCAAAAATATAATGTGGATGTTATTGAGATATTTAGAACTAACTCTTTGATAGAAATTTAA
- a CDS encoding cyclic nucleotide-binding domain-containing protein: MKIIKNDLLLENKIREFSIDSMFYNDYRKYMQLLYFTKKEVIYNQGDNLNGIYILISGEIKVSFSLSNGKENILRKLKAPRIFGEIELLLDKLAPSSVETIEDAYCIYLPLKECKELLLNDVVFLRDIAYNLSDAIYKSNSKSSINQGLSPKNRLVAYIFAIEKNQEFICDIKEVAEFTGISERHLFRILNELIQKKYIIKEKGYYKIINESALKETIEDLY; this comes from the coding sequence TTGAAAATTATAAAAAATGATTTGTTATTAGAAAACAAAATTAGAGAATTTAGTATTGATTCTATGTTTTACAATGATTATAGAAAGTATATGCAGCTTTTATATTTTACTAAAAAAGAAGTTATATATAATCAAGGTGATAATTTAAATGGAATATATATTCTTATATCTGGTGAGATAAAAGTATCTTTCTCTCTAAGTAATGGGAAAGAAAATATTTTACGGAAATTAAAAGCTCCAAGAATATTTGGTGAAATAGAGCTACTTTTAGATAAGTTGGCACCATCTTCAGTTGAAACTATAGAGGATGCTTATTGCATATATCTACCATTAAAAGAGTGCAAGGAATTGTTATTGAATGATGTTGTTTTTTTAAGAGATATTGCATATAATCTTTCTGATGCAATTTATAAAAGTAATAGTAAATCTTCTATTAATCAAGGTTTATCACCAAAGAATAGGTTAGTAGCATATATTTTTGCTATTGAAAAAAATCAAGAGTTTATTTGTGATATAAAAGAAGTTGCTGAATTTACAGGAATTAGTGAAAGACATCTTTTTAGGATATTAAATGAGTTGATTCAAAAGAAATATATAATTAAAGAAAAGGGTTATTATAAAATAATTAATGAATCTGCTTTGAAGGAAACTATAGAAGATTTATATTAA
- the udp gene encoding uridine phosphorylase, with translation MKRADGTQFHIGIKNGDVGKYVILPGDPKRCEKIASYLENAKKIADLREYTTYTGYLNGVKVSVTSTGIGGPSAAIALQELVDAGADTFIRLGTCGGMDLKVEGGDLIVATGAVRMEGTSKEYAPIEFPAVANYEIVNALIEAANEKKAKFHVGVVQCKDSFYGQHEPENMPISYELLGKWKAWMQMGCLGSEMESAALFTVANYLKVKCGTILLAVANQERAKAGLSNNGFYDTTLETEVAIRAIEKLIEKGNH, from the coding sequence ATGAAAAGAGCAGATGGAACACAATTTCATATTGGAATTAAAAATGGAGATGTTGGAAAATATGTTATTTTACCTGGTGATCCAAAACGTTGTGAAAAAATAGCTTCTTATCTTGAAAATGCTAAAAAAATAGCTGACTTACGTGAATATACAACATATACTGGATACTTAAATGGAGTAAAAGTCAGTGTGACATCTACTGGAATAGGAGGGCCTAGTGCTGCTATTGCACTTCAAGAACTTGTTGATGCAGGAGCTGATACATTTATTAGACTAGGAACATGTGGAGGAATGGATTTAAAAGTTGAAGGTGGTGATCTTATTGTTGCCACTGGAGCTGTCAGAATGGAGGGAACTAGTAAAGAGTATGCTCCTATCGAGTTTCCTGCTGTTGCAAATTATGAAATTGTAAATGCATTAATTGAAGCTGCAAATGAAAAAAAAGCAAAATTTCATGTTGGTGTAGTACAATGTAAAGATTCATTTTATGGTCAACACGAGCCTGAAAATATGCCTATTAGCTATGAATTATTAGGAAAATGGAAAGCATGGATGCAAATGGGATGTCTTGGATCTGAAATGGAATCAGCAGCACTATTTACTGTTGCAAATTATTTAAAAGTTAAGTGTGGAACTATCTTGCTTGCTGTAGCAAATCAAGAACGAGCTAAAGCTGGATTATCAAACAATGGCTTTTATGATACAACTCTAGAAACAGAAGTAGCTATAAGAGCTATTGAAAAATTAATTGAAAAAGGTAATCATTAA
- a CDS encoding AAA family ATPase: MVKKKLPVGIDNFKEIIENNYYLADKSMLINEVLDKKSKVILLPRPRRFGKTLNMSMLNYFFNIEDKESNRKLFDGLDITNTDKMEYAGQYPVIYISLKDIKVSNWELCLEKFMALIKKEYKKYGFVLEDKRDAQENSLLNLSEQLYEKFGKKVIILIDEYDTPLVTAHSQGYYDEAIFFFRNVLSAALKGNPYLEFAVLTGILRVAKESIFSGLNNLTVSTILDNNFNYFGLSEKEVEIALKYYELDYEVEEIKKWYNGYKFGNKLVYNPWSIINCINNKEINPYWINTSDNALIKQLLNKNDSKVLDDLKAVFSGNEIEEVITENIVFSDLDDVDTIWSLMLFSGYLTYDRLQISDITGAKTYFLKIPNYEVQSFFKNSFIKEYSHGKTALYFKMLEDLYKGEIERFQYKFKDLYLSAISYHDGGDSEKYYHHFMLGLLLTLGDKYIITSNRESGYGRYDIALEPKDKRNFGLIFEFKIGDKNSIHEKAKEALAQINEKKYDISMKNNGVSKVIKIGMAFSGKDVAIESEIN; this comes from the coding sequence ATGGTTAAGAAAAAGTTGCCTGTAGGAATAGATAATTTTAAAGAGATAATAGAAAATAACTATTATTTAGCTGATAAATCGATGCTAATAAATGAAGTGCTAGATAAAAAATCTAAAGTAATATTATTACCTAGACCCAGAAGATTTGGAAAAACTTTAAATATGTCAATGCTTAACTATTTCTTTAACATAGAAGATAAAGAGTCTAATAGAAAATTATTTGATGGATTAGATATTACGAATACAGATAAAATGGAGTACGCAGGGCAGTATCCTGTTATATATATTAGCTTAAAAGATATAAAAGTTAGTAATTGGGAGCTATGTTTAGAAAAGTTTATGGCTTTGATAAAAAAAGAGTATAAAAAATATGGATTTGTTTTAGAAGATAAAAGAGATGCACAGGAAAATTCACTTTTAAATTTATCTGAGCAGTTATATGAAAAGTTTGGAAAAAAAGTAATTATTTTAATAGATGAATATGATACACCTTTAGTTACTGCTCATTCACAGGGATATTATGATGAAGCAATATTCTTTTTCCGTAATGTTTTGAGTGCAGCATTAAAAGGAAATCCATATTTAGAATTCGCAGTTCTTACGGGAATACTGCGAGTAGCAAAGGAAAGTATATTTTCAGGGCTTAATAATCTTACTGTATCTACAATATTAGATAATAATTTTAATTATTTTGGATTGAGTGAAAAAGAAGTAGAGATAGCTTTAAAATACTACGAGTTAGATTATGAAGTAGAAGAGATTAAAAAGTGGTACAACGGTTATAAATTTGGAAATAAGCTAGTATATAATCCTTGGTCTATTATAAATTGTATTAACAATAAAGAGATTAATCCATATTGGATAAATACTAGTGACAATGCTTTAATAAAGCAGTTGCTAAATAAAAATGATTCTAAAGTATTAGATGATTTAAAAGCTGTTTTTAGTGGAAATGAAATAGAGGAAGTAATCACAGAAAATATAGTATTTTCTGATTTAGATGATGTGGATACAATCTGGTCGTTGATGTTATTTTCAGGATATTTAACATATGATAGATTGCAAATTTCAGATATAACTGGTGCAAAGACATATTTCTTAAAAATTCCAAACTATGAAGTGCAGTCATTTTTTAAGAACAGTTTTATTAAAGAATATAGTCATGGAAAAACAGCTTTGTATTTTAAAATGCTTGAGGATTTGTATAAAGGTGAGATTGAAAGATTCCAATATAAATTTAAAGATTTATATCTATCAGCAATAAGTTACCACGACGGTGGAGATAGTGAGAAGTATTATCATCACTTTATGCTAGGTCTTCTTTTAACTTTAGGTGATAAATATATAATAACTTCTAATAGAGAAAGTGGTTATGGAAGATACGACATAGCTTTAGAGCCTAAAGATAAGAGAAATTTTGGATTGATATTTGAGTTTAAAATAGGAGATAAAAACAGTATCCATGAGAAAGCGAAGGAAGCTTTAGCTCAAATAAATGAGAAAAAATATGATATATCTATGAAAAATAATGGGGTATCAAAGGTAATAAAAATAGGAATGGCTTTTAGCGGAAAAGATGTTGCTATTGAGAGTGAAATAAACTAA
- a CDS encoding MBL fold metallo-hydrolase, with protein sequence MKRLLSTIFLISSLISYAEGFELVTLGSDGGVFDGNISGYLLKSKTEENFVALDAGTVLPGIKKGLEKNSFKNITIPKDTEWNDTGYIFREKIKGYLISHAHLDHISGLVVSSTEDTKKEIYGLKSTIDTLKNNVFNWQLWPNFANEGEGFKLNQYTYKELSPSDEVSINGTTLKVRSFPLSHSNYESTMFLIENNGEYLAYYGDVGPDKVEKSNGLDESFKVLGPLLKEKKLKAIMIESSFENSKQDKDLFGHLTPKWIDTELENLERYSGKGNLKGLNIVITHIKPSLKKNENMREKIEKELVDNNRFGVQYHFPVQGDLLEF encoded by the coding sequence ATGAAAAGGTTATTATCAACAATTTTTCTTATTTCAAGCTTAATAAGTTATGCTGAGGGGTTTGAGCTTGTTACTTTAGGAAGTGACGGTGGAGTATTCGATGGAAATATCTCTGGATACCTTTTAAAAAGTAAAACTGAGGAAAACTTTGTTGCTTTGGATGCGGGAACAGTTTTACCTGGAATAAAAAAAGGGTTAGAGAAAAATAGTTTTAAGAATATTACTATACCAAAAGATACTGAATGGAATGATACAGGATATATTTTTAGAGAAAAAATAAAAGGTTACCTAATCTCTCACGCTCACTTAGACCATATTTCTGGTTTAGTTGTATCGTCAACAGAGGATACTAAAAAAGAGATTTATGGATTAAAAAGTACAATTGATACTTTGAAAAATAATGTGTTCAATTGGCAACTGTGGCCAAATTTTGCTAATGAAGGCGAAGGGTTTAAATTAAATCAATATACTTATAAAGAGTTGTCTCCTTCAGATGAAGTTTCAATAAACGGAACAACTTTAAAAGTTAGAAGCTTCCCTCTTAGTCATAGTAACTACGAATCGACTATGTTTTTAATAGAAAATAATGGAGAATATCTAGCTTATTATGGAGATGTAGGACCAGATAAAGTTGAAAAAAGTAATGGCCTAGATGAAAGCTTTAAAGTTTTAGGACCACTATTAAAAGAGAAGAAATTAAAGGCAATAATGATTGAATCATCTTTTGAAAATTCAAAACAGGATAAAGATTTATTTGGACATTTAACACCTAAGTGGATTGATACAGAGCTGGAAAATTTAGAGAGATATTCTGGTAAAGGAAACTTGAAGGGGTTAAATATAGTTATAACTCATATAAAGCCGAGTTTGAAAAAGAACGAAAATATGAGAGAAAAAATAGAAAAAGAGTTAGTTGATAACAATAGATTCGGAGTTCAATACCATTTCCCAGTTCAAGGGGATTTATTAGAGTTTTAA
- a CDS encoding C-GCAxxG-C-C family (seleno)protein, translating into MNKEISIKKVKHDAEEAYRVGDFFCSEAIVNSVRDNIDPDMPEALIAAASGFPVGIGKSKCVCGAVSGGVMALSYFFGRTKGGDTKVVKNLELANELQEEFRKNHKVLCCKILTHGMDMGAKEHKDQCVAFTGEVAEVAATIIARELGLKVVE; encoded by the coding sequence ATGAATAAAGAGATTAGTATTAAAAAAGTTAAACATGATGCAGAGGAAGCTTATAGAGTTGGAGATTTCTTCTGCTCAGAAGCTATTGTAAACTCAGTTAGAGACAATATCGACCCAGATATGCCAGAGGCTTTAATCGCTGCTGCTTCAGGATTCCCGGTGGGAATTGGAAAATCTAAATGTGTTTGTGGAGCTGTAAGTGGTGGAGTAATGGCACTTAGCTATTTCTTCGGAAGAACTAAGGGTGGAGATACAAAAGTTGTTAAAAATTTAGAACTAGCTAACGAGTTACAAGAGGAGTTCAGAAAAAATCACAAAGTATTATGTTGTAAAATATTAACTCATGGAATGGATATGGGAGCAAAGGAACATAAAGATCAATGTGTTGCTTTTACAGGAGAGGTAGCAGAAGTTGCTGCAACAATAATTGCTAGAGAGTTAGGATTAAAAGTAGTTGAGTAA